Genomic DNA from Veillonella criceti:
GCTAAATGGAATGGCTTACCTAAATAGGTAACTACAGTCTGCAAGGCTTGAAGTTTTTCTTCACTTGGTTGTTCATGTATACGATATATAGATGGTTTTCCTGAATCACGCAAATATGTAGCTACGGTTTCATTAGCAAGCAACATGCAAGCTTCAATAATTTTTTCTGCAATCGTCCTATCTTTACGAACAATTTTGAGTGGTGTACCATCATTAGCTAATAAAATTTTATATTCAGGGAACTCAAACGATAAGGCTCCTGATTTTTCACGCATAGCAATTAAAATCTTAGCTACTTCATGCAATTCATGTACCATCGGCATTAATGGTAATAAATCATCAGGAATAATCGCTTCTTCCAAGGCTTTATATATTTCTGGATAACTACAACGACGATCTACACGAATAACTGAAGGGCTAATTGTAAAATCAACCACTTTACCAACATGATTAATTTCCATGATACAACTCATAGCATAGCGATCTTCTTTAGCATTTAAACTACAAATACCATTCGATAACACGGTCGGCAACATAGGCACTACTCGATCGACTAAATAAACACTAGTTCCTCGTTTGTACGCCTCTTTATCAAGAGCAGTATTACCTCTTACATAGTGACTTACATCAGCAATATGAACACCTAGTTGATAATGACCATTAGCTAATTGCTTACAACTTACAGCATCATCTAAATCTTTCGCATCTTCACCATCAATTGTAATCATAGGCACATCTCGCAAATCTAATCGTTTGCCAGTGACCGACACATCAAAAGACACTGTTTCCGCTTCTTTTAATACAGGTTCTGGAAAGGCGAAAGGAATCTTGTGCGCTGCCATAATACAATTAATATCTACGCCCACATCCCCAGTATAGCCTAATATTTGAGTAATTTTACCTTCCGGATGACGTCCCTTGCCATCAGGCCAAGAATTTATTTCTACTAACACTTTGGCCCCACTCCGTGCTTCCATTGAGTCAGGCAGTGCTACATAAATATCATCTACCAACCGTTCATCATCAGGTGTCACAAAACCAAATTGGCGTTGTCGATCATAAGTGCCAACAATTGATGTATTTACATGTTCTATTATACGTTCAACGCGCCCTTCTGGTCGCTGATCCCCAATTCGACCAAATCGAAAAATATGAGCTATTACTTTATCATTATGCATGGCCCCATTACGATCATCTGACCCAATAAGTACTTCATGTGTTCCTGTTTCGACCACCACAAGGCCCCGGCCATTACGTAAGCTTTTATAAGTACCTTCTACCGTATTTGCTTGTTGTGGCTTATTATTAGCCTCTACCATCGGCACTGCTAGTCTGTAGTAATCTCCGTTTCGTTTTGCCAATAAACCAACCTCAGATAACTCTTTTACTTGACTCATAAAAGTTTCTAATTCTTCAGCCCCTTTAATACCTAGAATATAGGCAGCATCTTCCACATGATACGCTTCAGGACTAATCGCTTTAAAAAAAGCTAAAATCTTATTTTTCATATCTTCCATAGTTTCTTACCTCTACCAAAAAAGCCTGCACAAGGCAGGCTCCCATTAATATTGATTTAAGTAGATTCCTAAGAATAAGCTCAAGATGGCAAAAAGAATACCCAACACGATAGTGCATTTCGATAACAACCCGTCTATACCTCGAGCTTTACCACCAAATACAGAGTCAGCAGCACCACTAACGGCACCACCCATACCAGCACTTTTACTCGATTGTAACACTACCACTAAAATCAATAAAATAGCTACTACCACTTCTGCAAACATCAAAAAATTTCTCACAATTGTCATCCTTCCTATAGCTCATCCTGTTTTGCTGCATTACTGCGATGGGCTAAATATTTTTCTAATTTACGTTTCACACGTTGTAATGCATTATCAATGGACTTAACACTCCGATTATATTCAGCGGCAATTTCATTGTACGACTTCCCATCTAAGTAGCCCATCAACACCTTACCTTCTAAATCACTTAATATCGATCCCATCTTTTCTTCAATAT
This window encodes:
- the rnr gene encoding ribonuclease R, with translation MKNKILAFFKAISPEAYHVEDAAYILGIKGAEELETFMSQVKELSEVGLLAKRNGDYYRLAVPMVEANNKPQQANTVEGTYKSLRNGRGLVVVETGTHEVLIGSDDRNGAMHNDKVIAHIFRFGRIGDQRPEGRVERIIEHVNTSIVGTYDRQRQFGFVTPDDERLVDDIYVALPDSMEARSGAKVLVEINSWPDGKGRHPEGKITQILGYTGDVGVDINCIMAAHKIPFAFPEPVLKEAETVSFDVSVTGKRLDLRDVPMITIDGEDAKDLDDAVSCKQLANGHYQLGVHIADVSHYVRGNTALDKEAYKRGTSVYLVDRVVPMLPTVLSNGICSLNAKEDRYAMSCIMEINHVGKVVDFTISPSVIRVDRRCSYPEIYKALEEAIIPDDLLPLMPMVHELHEVAKILIAMREKSGALSFEFPEYKILLANDGTPLKIVRKDRTIAEKIIEACMLLANETVATYLRDSGKPSIYRIHEQPSEEKLQALQTVVTYLGKPFHLADGAVEPKDIQQFLDSIAGTDIEQIAQIMTLRSMKQARYSAINVGHFGLASACYTHFTSPIRRYPDLIVHRLLKKRLHWPDGYSKYDDSEEYLTEAAEHCSMQEQVAVAAERDTNDLKKVQYMEPYVGEVFDGRISSITSFGMFVELENGIDGLVHIATMDDDYYFFDEEHFLLVGRRTGRTYHLGEAVKVTLIKADKDKKQIDFLLGEVDAATLIQKSLHSRMRRSASDTSFTSRGKSRKTRKGADSNEDRGRKGRKKTGRDSFSKVAKKSKSKKQSKKGSKSGKGKKKSGKKK
- the secG gene encoding preprotein translocase subunit SecG, with amino-acid sequence MRNFLMFAEVVVAILLILVVVLQSSKSAGMGGAVSGAADSVFGGKARGIDGLLSKCTIVLGILFAILSLFLGIYLNQY